In a single window of the Flavivirga spongiicola genome:
- a CDS encoding SGNH/GDSL hydrolase family protein: protein MRYLKLLIVLLFFSVYVWGQSNGQLSLKNDESIVWVGNSITHQCRYSQYVENYLFTRFPDKRFDFHTAGVSGDKVADALARFDLDIARYKPDHITILLGMNDGSYKKFDKSTFETYQLGMLKLLSKIDSIGAKPIIMSPTMFDAKFASTTGWFPDQSYFPEYNGVLAYYSAWLREIAWEKDCLFVDLRTSLNQITSEKRKEYEGFTIVPDGIHPNPVGLAVMATDIIKQLFGEEPLSEIHLELVKNKEAISTIKGGIMSYLKISRKKVAFDFYPESLPWVIPEKAKEGINLAGINRINNEILSISGLARGSYTIYVDDVAIANSTARELTKGIDLSGDTTMSHYKQSLTIAALNQRRNKKLFQLRELWYHKKALSEKRKVVLVMPNDVKILKEIDKHKEVISNFSQKEKKILAQTHALQIQIYKNNKPIKRSYQIIKNK from the coding sequence ATGCGATACCTAAAGCTTTTAATTGTTCTCTTATTTTTTAGTGTATATGTTTGGGGGCAATCAAATGGGCAACTTTCTTTAAAAAACGACGAAAGTATTGTTTGGGTGGGTAATAGTATTACGCATCAATGTAGGTACTCTCAGTATGTTGAAAATTATCTTTTTACCCGTTTTCCTGATAAGAGGTTTGATTTTCATACCGCGGGAGTATCTGGTGATAAAGTGGCAGATGCCTTAGCACGTTTCGATTTGGATATAGCCCGATATAAACCCGATCATATTACCATACTTTTGGGAATGAATGATGGATCTTACAAAAAATTTGACAAATCTACTTTTGAGACCTATCAGCTAGGGATGTTAAAATTGCTTTCTAAAATTGATAGTATTGGAGCAAAGCCTATTATTATGTCACCTACTATGTTTGATGCAAAATTTGCTAGTACAACAGGTTGGTTTCCAGATCAATCTTATTTTCCTGAATACAATGGTGTATTGGCTTACTATAGTGCATGGCTAAGAGAAATAGCTTGGGAGAAAGACTGCCTCTTTGTCGACTTAAGAACCAGTCTTAATCAAATTACTTCAGAAAAGAGAAAAGAGTACGAAGGTTTTACCATAGTTCCTGATGGAATACATCCTAATCCAGTAGGGTTGGCAGTTATGGCTACCGATATCATTAAGCAATTATTTGGGGAAGAACCATTATCGGAAATTCATTTGGAATTAGTCAAAAATAAAGAAGCAATATCTACTATAAAAGGAGGAATAATGAGCTATTTGAAAATTTCTCGTAAAAAAGTAGCTTTTGATTTTTACCCCGAATCTTTACCATGGGTTATACCCGAAAAAGCCAAAGAAGGTATTAATTTGGCGGGAATAAATAGAATAAATAATGAAATTCTATCCATTTCAGGGCTTGCACGAGGAAGCTATACTATTTATGTAGATGACGTAGCCATTGCAAATAGTACAGCTAGAGAATTAACTAAAGGGATTGATTTGAGTGGGGATACAACAATGTCTCATTATAAGCAATCTTTAACTATTGCAGCACTTAATCAACGACGTAACAAAAAACTATTTCAGCTACGAGAACTTTGGTATCACAAAAAAGCATTAAGTGAAAAGAGAAAAGTAGTACTCGTAATGCCAAATGATGTTAAAATATTAAAAGAGATAGATAAGCATAAAGAAGTCATTAGCAATTTTAGTCAAAAAGAGAAAAAAATATTAGCTCAGACCCATGCATTGCAAATACAGATTTATAAAAATAACAAACCTATCAAGCGTAGTTATCAAATAATAAAAAATAAATAA
- a CDS encoding alpha/beta hydrolase family protein: MKIRVSLLLFLILVLTACAKREKNKTPIIDQSLIKVDNLIWNLDALQEVPPFKYLDSTSKVREIMFKGVDHQGKETQVLAYYSNPDILKTGTNLGNKFPGVVLISGGDQPAFKEWVERWAHEGYAAITCDYGNTRMSEAGGPVFRNLEEQLRGIYDAIEQGPKAVRSYRTAASAILAHSLLLSFPEVKKNKTAVTGISWGGFQTCIVSGIDNRFKAATSVYGSAFHDEIALDKNHFSKLDSTYRALWMDKIDPKNYIIYSQCPTLFINGNTDGCFDIVPFDKTTKLIPEKNRYVKITPNMEHDHPIAWESKEIAAFFNSIFKDGTPLAKITGTNKHDSIIKFNYESTVTLKQAKFYYSNDTININEKRIWQSIPAKIFDDIIESPVPEEGYLLGFLYVEDIMNLGISSELLIN; this comes from the coding sequence ATGAAAATTAGAGTTTCTTTACTACTTTTTTTGATATTGGTTTTGACAGCATGTGCCAAGCGAGAAAAAAATAAGACTCCAATTATAGATCAATCTTTAATTAAAGTTGATAATTTAATATGGAATTTAGATGCTCTACAAGAGGTGCCGCCATTTAAGTATTTGGATAGCACCTCTAAAGTAAGAGAGATCATGTTTAAAGGTGTTGACCATCAAGGGAAAGAAACTCAAGTGCTTGCCTATTATTCTAACCCTGATATTTTAAAAACGGGCACCAATCTGGGGAATAAATTCCCAGGCGTAGTCTTAATATCTGGAGGAGACCAGCCTGCTTTTAAAGAATGGGTAGAACGTTGGGCTCATGAAGGGTACGCTGCTATAACCTGCGATTACGGAAACACCAGAATGTCTGAAGCAGGCGGTCCTGTTTTTAGAAATCTTGAAGAGCAGTTAAGAGGAATTTATGATGCTATAGAACAAGGCCCTAAAGCGGTACGTTCTTATCGAACTGCAGCAAGTGCCATATTAGCACATTCCTTACTGTTAAGTTTTCCAGAGGTTAAAAAAAATAAAACAGCGGTAACAGGTATTAGTTGGGGAGGTTTTCAAACATGCATTGTATCTGGCATTGATAATCGTTTTAAAGCTGCAACTTCTGTATATGGTAGTGCATTTCATGATGAAATAGCTTTAGATAAAAATCACTTTAGTAAGTTAGATTCAACGTATAGAGCGCTCTGGATGGATAAGATAGACCCTAAAAACTATATAATTTACTCGCAATGCCCCACGCTCTTTATAAATGGGAACACAGATGGTTGTTTTGATATTGTCCCTTTTGATAAGACAACTAAACTGATTCCCGAAAAGAATAGATATGTTAAAATCACGCCAAATATGGAACATGATCACCCTATTGCATGGGAATCAAAAGAAATAGCAGCATTTTTTAACTCAATCTTTAAAGATGGTACGCCATTGGCAAAAATAACAGGAACTAATAAGCATGATTCAATTATTAAATTTAATTACGAGAGTACGGTAACACTTAAACAAGCAAAATTCTATTATTCTAACGATACCATCAACATTAATGAAAAACGTATTTGGCAATCTATTCCGGCTAAAATATTTGATGATATCATTGAAAGTCCAGTTCCTGAAGAAGGATACCTATTAGGATTTCTTTATGTGGAAGATATTATGAATTTAGGAATCTCCAGTGAATTATTAATCAACTAA